A stretch of the Onychomys torridus chromosome 23, mOncTor1.1, whole genome shotgun sequence genome encodes the following:
- the Nppc gene encoding C-type natriuretic peptide has translation MHLSQLIACALMLTLLSLRPSEAKPGTPPKVPRTPPGEELAEPQAAGGNQKKGEKTPGGGGANLKGDRSRLLRDLRVDTKSRAAWARLLHEHPNARKYKGGNKKGLSKGCFGLKLDRIGSMSGLGC, from the exons ATGCACCTCTCCCAGCTGATCGCCTGTGCCCTGATGCTCACGCTACTCTCACTCCGGCCCTCCGAAGCCAAGCCAGGGACGCCACCGAAG GTCCCGCGAACCCCTCCAGGGGAGGAGCTGGCGGAGCCCCAGGCAGCTGGTGGCAATCAGAAAAAGGGTGAGAAGACCCCAGGCGGCGGGGGCGCCAATCTCAAAGGAGACCGATCGCGACTGCTCCGGGACCTGCGCGTGGACACCAAGTCCCGGGCTGCTTGGGCCCGCCTTCTGCACGAGCATCCCAACGCGCGCAAATACAAAGGCGGCAACAAGAAGGGCTTGTCCAAAGGTTGCTTTGGCCTCAAGCTGGACCGGATCGGCTCCATGAGCGGTCTGGGATGTTAG